ggttttcaaaattaatttggaCATAACAGTCCAGTTCATGTGTTTAATCTGCCCAGAGCTCTGAGATTGGTAGGCACAGTAGAGTTTCCAAGTTATAGTAAGTGTCTTGATAACCATCCAAGCTATGGATGAGGTGAAGGCAGGACCATTATTTGAGCCAATTGACAGAGGCAACCCAAACCTAGAAATAATTTAATGTAAAAGACTGTTAGCCACCTTCATGGCGGGTTCTCTTCAAGTAGCTAATGCTTTTATCCATCCTGAGAACGTGTCTACAAACACCAACAATATCTGTACACTGTGTGAGGAGGTTTTATCTGGGTGAAGTcaacttctcatttctctccaggAGCCAGTTCCCTCAGGTGGACAGCAGGGATGCCTTTTGTCCCATTTTGGGTTGACTTCTATGCAGAAAGGGCATCAGGATGCCACATGTATGGTCATCTCTCAGAGTTGAGGGATTTGGTAACTGGAAGACAGTACTCAGTCAGTTTTGTAGCAACCAAATATGTGGTCTGATCTATTTGCTTTACTAGGAGGCATCTGAGAGCCATAGGGAGAATGATCCTTGAGTTGGTCAAAATCCACCATTCAGCTGAGTCTTGCTCAGCATCCTAGTAGCAAGCTTTTCCTTCTTCTACCTGGGTGTAGGTTGGTTGAGGGAGATTTGGCTTGGTAAAAGCTGTGGGCAAGATGGTGAGGGTTTCTATGTGTAGCTCATCAGCTTGTCCTGAAAGTGGAGCTAGCAGGGTTCCATGTCAGAGAGTGTGAATCCAGGGATGGGCTGTGACTGGAAAGTTCCTGCCCTGCGGGGGAAAGGGACAATTGGGGAGTCCTCAGACAAAGGTTAGAACAGACAAAGGCAAATGGCGGAGCTTACTGGAGCTGTTAATATAAACCCCCAAATGGAATTTGCCCCACTCATGTAGCATAGACAAGGAGGGCAGTGGAACTCTCCCTGCAGGAAGAGGTGAGTACCCAGGGTCAGCTTCTGTTGGCTGTTAGGCCAAAGTGAGCTTTGAGGACAgtccatctctcctgtcctcaagacagacaaaaagaaaagatcaaactGTAAGACAGGACAATTCAGACAATTCAAGAtaccacccccacccacccccacatcACCAAGGACAGACACTGCTCAGCAGAACTCACTTCATTGGCCATGTTGCCCCACTGCACTCCTTGGCATTTGTAGATTCTGAAATGCCACCACTAAGCCATATGGAGTTGCTACAACTGGTTTAGGACTCAGTCAAACCCCTTAACTGTCATGGGAGTTCCAGCTCAAGTCGTGGGGTCTGCAGTCCAGTTTGAAACCAGAAAACTGGTAAACTGGACTGCCTGTGCACACACTCAAATTCATACACAATCATGCCACAAGAACAGGTACAATATCTTAGATGCATCTATCATTCATACAGTAGTTTGGCTAGCCATGCACTCAAACAGAACCAAATCCAAGTCTATCACAAGAGGCAGAATCAGAAAACCAGGTCCTCCCCTACTGGCTAGAGGACAAGGGACAGCTCCTTGTCAGGCTTTTGCTCTCCCACCCTAAAGAAGGTTCCCTCAGAAGTCTGTCTTTCCCAGCTCATAGGAAGGTTCCCCACAAGGTCTGTCCTTCTAAACCCCAAACCATAACAGACATTAGTGTACAAACTTACCTCCTAGGAGAGAGGACTCTATCCATTTTGGTGTCTGGGAATACTGTGAATTGCAGACCTCTCCAGACTTGGTGTGAGGTATGGGGACCTAGAACATCTCCAGGGGGCACTTTCCCTATAACCTCCCCTTGGCCAGGGAAGTCTGGAGTGAGGCTGAGTCCTATGGGCATGGAAATATCTCATTTGGGCCTCCACTCCAAAATGTTATATTCCACATGAGAAAATTATAAACCACCATGCTTTTTGTCCAATTAAGAGTCCTTTTTATTTAGCCAGCGACTGAGAGGGGGCTCACACCAGAAAATCCGCTCAGTGAAGAAGCTCCGGTGTACAACATTTCTAAAGGCCAAAGAtcataaaaataatgacattagTGTCAGATGTAGATCTGGGCAACATTAGAATAGCAGTTGTCTCACTTATCCTGGAGTTAACTTATTTATATATCTGAGCCATGTTTGGGGACATGGGAAGTCTTGAAAGGGTTATCAATGCAGATGTGGCCCTCCTGGGAAGTTAGGGAGTTTGCAACTGAAAGGTGCTTGGCAGGAAAAAGTGTTAGCCATTTTATTTCGCCAACAAATTGAGTCTTGGCTTAGTTAGGGCAGGGTGGTGTTACTTTAGCTGTTacactttcacagatccaagcagagacagaaagagagaaaagcaaaaagacaCCACTATCACACCAGcatgcacacttcaggaactccagacagaacTTATGTACTTTGTATatcttgggctggaattcagatcttagggttggaccctagaatccacccacagtgacatttcctccaCCCAAGTGGCTACAGATcgaaattacaaactttaataaactcctatATTTATTGGAGGGCATCTATTCAATCTACCACAGATGTTATCCCTTTTCCCCTTCTATGATGCAGGCCTTATGTAGATAGCCAGCCATGGCaagatcatgaatatcaaggcccctttgtgtctggaagacagtattataagtactcctctccttcttttggctcttacattctttttgccatctcttccacaatggtcctgaagccttggaaggtgtgatacagatgtcttatttagtgctgaacatgtCATTGTCATTTTCAGCACTTACGTGAGTTTTGAGTgtctccagtggtcaccaccattggAAAAGAGacgcttctctagccaaaagtgaaagtaacattaatatataaacatttagtGGACAGTTTGAAAGGcatacaacagtagtagtttccttcCTAGGTcttatgatctccccagccattggcttttgattaagttttctttACCAGGAAGGATTTCCCTCCTGTAGGGCAAGCTTcaaagtccaattagagagaagctGGTTTCCCCcttaatagacatgccaccatttcaTCAGTTGGAACATTTGGCCTGGTCTGCCAGTCAAAAAAACTTGTggagtccactgctggttaagaccattgatgacttttttgCTCTTTCCAACATCATGAGAGCTAGTCATCAGATAGGAGGCTTCCAGCACAGCTCCAACTTGATTTGTCAGTGACCTGGTgaccaagcatgtggagtctttagcaataggatcttaccatcttgttttggtgggcaaccaagaaacTTGGCAataccctgtaatgttttggaggcgtCAGGGGCCTCCCTAACAAACGATACACTAAAGGCATTATTCAACTTTTGGTCCTGAAACTTTTTTGTGGCTTTTGGGCACAGTataacccaacctcaaaaaatacTTATGCCCaaactttctcatttatttatttatttttgtgatttgtgggtctcactttagcccaggctaataggaaattcactatgcagtctcaggctagccttgacttTACTATagtactcctacctttgcctcccaaatgctgggattaaaggcatataccactacCCCCATGTCCAAACTCTTTTTattacaaatatattattttagcaaacaaagaaataggtttctatatggcttattcatagcagttaaattttgattagctcttttctcccttcctcttctcttccatcCCTTCTCCTGACCCCATGTAGACCATTCAAATTCAATTTTCTATAGTGTCCCCTATCTTACAGGAGTATTGTGAaggtgaaataaaacaaaaaggtgaAAGAATGCTGTAAACTCTAAAGTGCTATGTGTTCATCATTCTAGAGAGACAATAAGAACACAGAGTTTCAAACATGAAAGACTTCCAGGGTGTAAAAGCTGAGTAGGGCATCTAAGTGGCATTCTATGCCTCATTAGAGGGAAGTTGCAGGTCAAGAAGAGAGGCCAccaagaagaaataaagggaaaggACAGAAACTATTAAATAAGATCAGGGATATTTTCTCCACCTTACATTTCACTGGTTCCAATAATTGCCCTATAATTAACCgaaaatcatttttattgcttttggcaTATTGTGACTATCATAAAGCATCTTGATTCAAAAAGCATAGGGCCTTAGTATGGTTGACTATCCACCATACTAATGTTTACTCTTATTTCTAAGGCTGTTGCCATGGCAGTTCATATGTTCTGAAAGTGCTAGGTTCTTCAATGTAGACAAAACTGGCTCTGGTCAAGAATAATAGATTCAGCAAGAAAACTCAGGAAATGGAGGCCAACTACAAAGTCTTGGGAATTAGCATTTTCTAtaacttctgtttctttttgttaccATCTCCTCATATACACACTATGCCATGAAGAGTTGACTACAGGTCTTCTAGTATGccctttttttaatgcaacacAATCCACATGCTCTGTATATGTTTCAAAAGTTCTTTAAAAGTTAGTAATATTAGTCACATTTTATGAATGAGAAAACTAAGGACCAGAGACATTAAATAACTTTCTTAATCTCACACATCTAGGTATTTGGAATTTGTACCCAGACAATCTCCCCAGTCAAAATACTGAACCTTAACTTAGAGAGTTGCATAAACTTTAACTTCTAACATTCTCAAGTCTATGTTTTCAGATGGATTAAATAGGAAGTCATGAAGCCCATTATCTAACAATTAGCACCTAGTAGGCAATCATTAAAAACTACTTATTTAATTGCTCATAAATATACCTTAATGAGTTAATAGTaagttctgcttttcttttaaaataaattttaatatatttatttacaagcagaaaaagagagatagggagagtcgcagagagagaatgggcatgccagagtcttcagccactgaaaatgaactccagacacatacaccactttgtgcatctggctttacatgggcactaggtaaccaaacccagatcattaggctttacagcaaagggccttaaccactgagacatctcttcaactAAATCCTGCTTTTTCTATAAATTCTTCTAATGACAATTACAAAGTTTGATACACTGGTCCCCACAGAACTACTTGTTGTGAGTAGTAACTGGGGAAGCTGATGTCATTGCTTGAATGTTTCCATGGACATGAAGTGTATATATTTCAAGGAAAACAGTGCCAACATTATAGCTGCCAGTTCAGCTGCATTCTTTGCCTATGATGCCTCTTCAGGGCTTAACGCTAGAATAATCCATCTGAAATTAATAAAACTCACCTAGAGAGTATGCTGCAAAGGGGGAAAGATGCTGCAGCCACACTggttttcatttgtctttatttAATGGGAAAACAACCCTAGAAAAATCTCACTACAGAGATACATGCTCTGGCATTTTGCAAAaaggatattattattattattattattattattattattattaaaggcaCAAAAGTATGATTTTTGCATAAATTCTGAATTAATGCCTATCATTGAATTAATCTACTATGACTTATCATCAAACTGAACAATAACTTAAGGAAATTCTGGGGCTCTCACTCTTCTATagaaaaaattcattttgtttctttctcctgaaaGTTAATATGCTTCATATTGAAATTACAAGAttgaaattttaattgttttcagaAGAATTGTGAGCATCAGGAACTACTCAGGTGAGTTGTATAGACTTTtagttttattcttaatttttctctttatcaTTTTGCCCACTATTTTCCTGACATGTATACTTGGTGCGCAACATTTCTGACATAAAGTTGATGTTGTTAGATACAGCTCAATTTTCAAAGTGTTTTGATCTGTAGCCCCACAgaataggggaaaaaaatgttaatgGGGGAAAAGTCGGCTATATCCATGTTCTGTGAGAAAGTAACAGAAGTCTTCATTTCAGAACAGTTCTTAATATTCAGACGTTTTCCTGCCTAGTTAGTTGAAATTTCCCCTATTAAATTTCATGTAAATCCTTGGCTCCATTTTTATCTCTTCAACTTTCAATTTTACAACCATAAGAATAGATCACTGAAATACTTGAGATAGTCTTCTGAAGCAAAGGTTTTAATTGACTACTCTAGGAAAATGTAAAAGCTGTAAAATTAATCCATagatatattttaacaaaaactactataaatattaatcaaaaaactgatgaattaatttttaaagtttaattgaaAGACCTCATCTGCCAAAAAACTATCTTGTTTTCCATAGAGGtatctttcttcttccttgatTTGATACCACTGGTCATCTTTCCTCTAATGTAAATAGCAAAAAGAACCATTGTTTGCATAAGACCAACATAACAAATTACAGGTATTATCTGATAGGAAAGAGGGCTAGCCTTTTTTTTCATAAGCAGTATACAGGTAATTCATTTTTCCGGCAGAAAGTCCAGTCCTAAGAACTGATATAAAGTACTATTGATCTGTAGTAGAAAGGAGGTAGTATCAGATGATGTGACCTATGGAACAAAGAGGGACAGCTTCCATGCATGAGCTACCACAAGATGGAATGAGGGGGAAAGTCTGAGAAGATTGGTTCTTTAAAGATCACATCTTCAACATGACTCAGGACATCTGAAAGAGGATACCAGAGATCACAAAAACACATTCCACTTAATTCCCCTGTTATGCTGAACATTATAGAAAGTCCAATCAGAATGACAACAGAATAGGTAAAGTCTGAGGCAGAGGTGAGGCGATCTGAACTCTAGACCACCCAGTTGTGACTACAATTCTACTTTGCCCGTCTGtgcctcattttcttcatttgtaaaatgaaaaaacaaacatatgaaaactttaaaaagactAAAATCCAAGGTTATTAAAAGTAGTGGGACACTAGAATCATAGCTAGGCAgtgtattaaaaagtaaaataattcttttgatTGACTTGTGGAGCAGTAATTCAAACAACAGAATGAGAATTTGAAGAGCAGAGATAATGATGCTAAAAATAGTATTGTTAGTCCTGGATCTTGACCTCCGATTTAAGAAagagcaaggaggaaggagagtctCTTTACCCTCTGACTCCTTACCACTAAGACTTCCAGGGTTTTTCCAGCCTTCTTTAAAAATTGTTCAGTAAATAATTATAACCAGAAAATTGCGAGTTGCCAAGCAGCTCAGTGAAAAGCTGCTGCCTTCTAAAAGTTACACTGTAGAAATTAAACTTGGCTCCATGACAAAGCCAAGAGAGGAGAAAGTAATTTGAGCCAGTGAATATTGCAGTTTCCAGTATAAGAAGGAAAACTATGATCAAGGCTCAGTTGTATCAGACTTCAGACAAATTTCACATTTAGGTTAGTGGGAACCTTCAAATAGCCTATAACTGGAGCTGGagttggaagcaggaggatcaggaattgagGGTCATGCTCAGATATTTAGCAGGTTCTAGTCCAACCAGAAttatgtgagaccctatcttaacaactctctctctctctctctctctctcaatttcgctccctccctctctgtctccaataaataaataaaaataaaatattctttttaataaaagggggctggagagatggcttagagcttaaggtgcttgcctgcaaagtcaaaaacccaggtttgattctccaggccttgtataagtcagatgcagaaggtggtgcatgcatctggagttatttgaagtggctagaggcccaggtgttcacattgtctctttctctctctcccctctctctgtctcaaaaataaataaataaataaatattaaaaaataaagagtgtaTGATCTAAATCTATGTTAAGATTTTGctacagtgagagagaaataacttgtttgatttctccttttccctcttcaaCATGGTTTTAGGTTTCTTAGTGAATTAAAATTCTTTGTTATATTATTCCAAAATGGTGGACTGAGAACCTACTGTGCACCAACCATGATTTAAAACACTGAATGGGGTTTTAAAACAGAATGCAAGACTCAAGATGCATCTCATATATAGGGAAAATGCTGAGTATGTGTGATCATTACATCTTCAGCACCAAGGAAAGgagcaaggaagagagggagggaaggaaacaaaCAATAAATTTGGCTACAGAGTCCAGACTTAATAAAAAGCCATAATTGCCCAAGGAATTAAGTAACTAAGTGATTAATACAGATATTAAGTGTTATAATTGGTTGGTTTTCTTTCTATAATTCTTGATAGGAGACTCCAACCCTGAGAATGGAAGTGGCTGTCCTACGCAATCAAACTTCAGTGGAATATTTTCAGCTTAGAGGTTTATCTGTAAACCAGAAGGTGCAGATGGCTGTATTTTCCATGTTCCTTGTGTTGTATGTTCTGACTTTGATTGGCAACATCCTTATTGTCATCACAATCATCTATGACCACCGGCTTCATACCCCtatgtatttcttcctcagcAATCTATCCTTTATTGATGTCtgtcactcctctgtcactgtcCCCAAGATGCTAAGAGACACCCTGTCAGAGGAGAAGCTCATCTCCTTTGATGCCTGTGTGACCCAGATGTTCTTCTTACACCTCTTTGCCtgcacagagatcctccttctcACTGTCATGGCCTATGATCGGTATGTGGCCATTTGTAAACCCCTGCAGTACATGATGGTGATGAACTGGAAGGTGTGTGTGCTACTGGCAGTGGCCCTTTGGACAGGGGGCACCATTCATTCCATCTCTCTGACCTCACTCACCATCAAGCTGCCCTACTGTGGTCCTGATGAGATTGACAACTTCTTCTGTGATGTACCTCAGGTCATCAAACTGGCCTGCACTGATACTCACATTATTGAGATTCTTATTGTCTCCAACAGTGGGTTGATCTCTGTGGTCTGTTTTGTGGTCCTTATAGTGTCTTATGCAGTCATACTGGTAAATCTGAGACATCAGATCTCCGAGGGCAAGTGGAAAGCCCTGTCTACCTGTGCGGCCCACCTCACTGTAGTCATACTGTTCCTAGGACACTGTATCTTCATCTATTCCCGCCCATCCACCAGCCTCCCTGAGGATAAGGTGGTATCTGTGTTTTTCACTGCTGTCACCCCTCTGCTAAATCCCATCATATATACCCTTAGGAATGAAGACATGAAGAGTGCCTTGAACAAGgtaataggaaggaaggaaagaaaagaagaaaaattaagacATCCATGCCCTTAGAATGTTTGGTGTGACAAATCACAGAAATGTCTGTCAAAGAAGAAGCTGTATACCATGTTTATCAGACTATATGACATTGTAAAATTTTCAGCTGGTCCAATATCTAACTTTCTACATTCTGGAATTATCCTAGACGCATTTGAATTTACTTAAATCTTTCAACAGCAGTAAAGTATAGGTGTTATGTTTATTTAACCATGAAGAAACGAAAGCTCATACAGGCAAAATAGGATGCCAAAAATCACCTTGGTAGGAAATTAGGAGGGCAAGCTTTcaagggtatagctcagtggtagaacatgtgTTTGGCATGCAgggggccctgggttcaattcctagcatcaCCTAAAAAGCCATAGAACTGGGGTGGACACCaaatataccaacacaatatatatataaaatatataactccAAAAATTAGTGAAATAACAAGTTAAATTTATTACATCAAGCTGTCTTTCCTGCTTTTCTGTTAACAAAAGTATAAATAAGCCAGATTTAAGGCAGTTGCTGCTTACATCATTAACTTAGATATATGCCTAAACATCTTGGTAAATAATGGTAAGTTAGAAAAAGTGTATTTGCGAATGTGTTTTGTGCTGCGGCTTGTCTAATTGTTGTGTCACTGCTTGTCTGGGAAGAAATGGGCCAGAAGGTATCAATTCAGAAaatacctctgggctggagagatggcttagcagttaaccgcttgcctgtgaagcctaaggaccccggttggaggctctgttccccaggtcccacgttagccagatgcacaaggaggcgcacacgtctggagttcgtttgcagaggctggaagccctggcgcgcccattccctttctctctccctctatctgtctttctctctgtgtctgtcgctctgaaagaaaagaaagaaagaaagaaagaaagaaagaaagaaagaaagaaagaaggaaggaaggaaggaaggaaggaaggaaggaaggaaagaaagaaagaaagaaagaaagaaagaaagaaagaaagaaagaaaaaagaaaatacctctataattaatttttaaaaaaaaaacattattcagAGTTTCAGCAGGAGATATGCAAGTCTGGAGACTGGGTGTTTATTGGAAGATTAACCACTCTTTGTGTCCTAGAGTGGCCAGCCTTTCAGGTTGGCTGGCCCTCACAGGGAATCTTTTTCTTCCACTGATTTATAGGGTACAAAACGTCATCTTTGGAAAACCAGGCCCCCCTACATCATGCTTGGAGGATCCTGGTAGAGGAGTCTCCCTCATGGATTAAACCCAACAAACCTGCCCCTCCTTGTAATTAATCTATTCTTATGTCAAAGGCAGCAAAGACACCTCCCCCACTTGTCCGGCCAGAATCACCAGAAGAAGTAACACCATCACCCTAGGTTCCAGGGGAAATGGAAGCCCCTGCTGCCAAACCTAGGGACGTGCCCCTGGAAGACCTTCCTAATCCAGCTCATACTCAGAGCGGGTCTTCTTATCAGCTAGTAACCCCTGAGTGGACAATACTTGGTGCCATGCTGGCCATGAGAGTCCCCTTTAGAAGATAGCTTACGTTCTTCTCCATTGCTTGATTCTACCACCAGGGCTCCAACACCAGTGATCCTTCCTTTAAGGCAGGCCTTTACCTCATGGGGACATCTCCAAGGGGAAAGAGATGCCCATCCCCCATGGTGTATGTTCCCTTCTCTACTAGTGATCTTTATAACTGGACAAATCAaaatccttctttttaaaaacacccACAAGGCCTAATCTTATTAGAAACTGTcttttatatgcttttttttttttttgatgcttcttgtaattcatctgtgcatttgtttatgtcttcctttagcattgccagctgatttttgtggTCTtccttttttcactctccctcaagtctcttaactgtctttgaattccttccattttcttatccattaggtctagtctagtgagggcagcatccacatgattatcagtcctttgttgcttttctttaagttctatcagtagcttggtcagagttgccttgctcatagcttcatttagGTGTTCTAATCCTAATGACTCtgctatgttttgattagagatgttcattgtagaagTGGGttatctaactggattttcttgcatttggtttttcatgttatttcttttgtgtggtGATCTGCCAATCACAGTGTATGGCCATGTAGGTGAGTGGATCAGCCTgtgctcaagcacagtgggaatctgaagcagcctgaggcagttgtcAAGCGATCTGGGCTTTGGATCTTACTTGCTAATGCTGCTTGAGTGCCTGCCTGGccggggcaccaaagttgcctgagctctcacacgGTAATTCACCAAAGCTGTCTACACTCGCACTAGGAGGGGCATTGAGACACCAAGCACTGAATCAGCCCAAAATCTGgtgggggaacactgggacccccAAGCAGTCTGTGATCCCACAAAATAGGACAATGGCAGACAGCCGGCATGTCAGACAGGAAGGGGATGGCACCTTAGTTGgcacaagcaacagacacagtctggACTCATGTGGCAGTTGCTATGGGCCTGGGCTCACATGAATGTGTGGTGATCCGAGCATTAAGTGAGTGAGTgacggagcagtctaagcttccacatgcagtgATTGATAGGCAAGGTGGCCGTTTGGCatgcaaattgatcaaaggaccCTGAGCTCCAATGGGATAGCAGGCATAGCCTGACCAAGGTCACTTGAGGGCAGGGGTAGCAGCACGATCACtgctgtgcagtgaggcaagtggaactatgttggcctggggcccttttcctacagtaagtgtgtaAGTTTCCTGAAGCTTGAACTATGGGAATGGCAGATgctggtggggaggggaaggctATCCACCCACGAGGAAATCAGAGATTCtctgtttttccccctctgtgtcctcccactggcaatctattgaaGATAGGTCTCCCCTAGAAGACCCACTGAACCCTTAATGTTTTGCCTTTGTTTCCCAGGGATCGGCGGCagttaggtggtcgccatcttggccagaagtccttgACTGAGAATTTGATTACACAAAGCTTAAGAATAAAGCagaacttggtcattgttgagttaaaccAGtctaaaatttacatatattagAGACCTTCTGACAGACATAAAGCAatgttgtaagcaagcatctctaaacattgaaCAGCTTTATAACTTAATTTATAATGGTTCACAATGCCTAAATACATTGTATAAGACTTATAGGATAACCTTAGCTATGACCACCCAGcagaaccagcatgaacaaggcaTGGACCATTTCATACTTACAGTATTTTTACATATAATAATCTTCTAGTAGATTATTATTTAATAATGACTAAACCTTGATGTTAAGGCTCATTATTTTTAAGTAGTTGACAGATAGAGGAGCACAGCTAAATTGCTTGAGTTAAAAACATTATCTAGCACAGATTAACATCCGTGAACTGAACTCTTAATCTTGACATTGTGAGGCATAGCAATCCCAATTTATAAGCTGAATACCATGACAGAACTTGTTAACAAAGTACATATTTTTGTGAAGAAATGTGAAACTGTTATCTTTTAAAGATAACAACCCTTTCAATATCTGTTATCTATGTATTAAAATTGATTAATTATTACAAATGTACCCAAATGTTATTAAactatgtttaaatatatttgcttcaagtttttaaaaattatttatttaagagagagaggcagatagagaaacaatgactcaccaaggcctctagacattgcaaaca
The nucleotide sequence above comes from Jaculus jaculus isolate mJacJac1 chromosome 7, mJacJac1.mat.Y.cur, whole genome shotgun sequence. Encoded proteins:
- the LOC101599284 gene encoding olfactory receptor 4E1, which translates into the protein MEVAVLRNQTSVEYFQLRGLSVNQKVQMAVFSMFLVLYVLTLIGNILIVITIIYDHRLHTPMYFFLSNLSFIDVCHSSVTVPKMLRDTLSEEKLISFDACVTQMFFLHLFACTEILLLTVMAYDRYVAICKPLQYMMVMNWKVCVLLAVALWTGGTIHSISLTSLTIKLPYCGPDEIDNFFCDVPQVIKLACTDTHIIEILIVSNSGLISVVCFVVLIVSYAVILVNLRHQISEGKWKALSTCAAHLTVVILFLGHCIFIYSRPSTSLPEDKVVSVFFTAVTPLLNPIIYTLRNEDMKSALNKVIGRKERKEEKLRHPCP